GCATGATGAAGGTTGCTGGGCACGAAGATATCAACCTGTACGAAATGGACGGATACGGACATGGCATGACCGAACCTGCATTCCCCCTTTTATTGAAATTCGTATCCGAAAAAGCTGACGGGTAGAGAACTGTAAGTGGTGTCCTAACGCCAGCGGTTCACCCTGAAGAAAGCCTGAGAGACACCGTCCTCACTCTCTGCTATCCACTTTTGGATCGTGCCAAGTTCTTCGATTTTTTCCACCGAACTTCTCGACCACCCAGACAAGCCAAAATCGAACGATTGCTCGACGTCAAACATCGGACCTGCCTTAGAAGTGTCGATTTCGATTTCGCACAAAAAGCCTGAAGACTCTCCCCTATTTCGCGTTACTTCCAGCCGTGTATACCAGTCAGGGCCTGTTTCATTCCACCGGAAGGTCATCATACTTCGAGCAGGCAGGGCATAGCCAAAGCTCTCGCCCATCCATTCCACGCGAATACTCCGATCCGTGTAGCTACGATTGGCTGCTACAAGGACCTTTGATCCATCCAGATTTCGAAATGCCACCGTTTCCACGTCTCCTATCCAACTCGGGCTCGCGATGCGAACAGCCCCCGGTCGCACAAATTTACTAAGGTGGCCCAAGAGGTAATACTGGGCGTGATACGTCACTTGATTCATCTGGTCCGAGCGTATCATCAGCATCCCTTCATTCGGGTTGTCATCTCCGATGACGGACGGGCCACTATTCTCATCTAAGGCCGCATTCCAAAGCACAATCGCCTTGGCCCAATTTCTTGGAATTTCTATCATCTCATGAGCCATATTGTCAAAATGATCATTCCACTCACCAAACCCTCCTTCCGTAAACCAGATTCCTTTTTCAGGATACTCACTTTGCAGCTCACTCATCGCCTGGATAGGTCCACCGTAATGATGAAACCCAGAACCCGCTACGTATTCACCAGCCGATGACGCTAAAATAGACCTAGGAATATCGACGCCATCGTAGTTGTGATCGTGGCAAATTATTTTCACCCTACCTAATCCGGAGGCTTCTAAAGTGGGCCCCAGATTTTCCCCGATAAATCGGATCTGTTGCGTCTTGGTCAGTATCATGCCCGGATAATGGGCTGGCGAATATCCAGGTTCGTTTTGTGGCGTAACCGCATAAATTGGTATCCCCTCCGCCTCGTAGGCCTGTATAAATCTCACGAAATAGTCAGCATTGGACTGATAATGTTCGTTGCTCAAAGTTCCACCTATCATATTTCCGGAGGTCTTCATCCAGCCCGGAGGACTCCAAGGAGAAGCCATCACCTTTACTTGCGGGTTAATCGCCAACGCTTCCTTCAATCTTGGCAAAATGTATTCACGATCCGGATCTATCGAGAACCTATCTAGATCGGGATCCGCTTCTCCATCGCTGTAACTGTAGATTTCTCGATTAAAGTCCGAGGCCCCCATCGTCTGCCGTAGCATCGTCAAGCCAATCCCCTCGGGGCCGAACAGATTCTCCATCACTTCCTCACGCTTTTCCTGGCTCAGTTGCTCCGTCAGCAACCATGAAGAAGCACCGGTCAGCGAAACTCCCCAGCCATCGATTTCTTGATATACTTGGCTCTCATCTACACTGACAACGAGCGACGCGTCTTCCTCCGACGCATTGAAAGAGACATCCTCGAGCCGATCCAATCTTCTCTCGAGATCCTCATCGGTTACCCAAACCTCGACCGAGGTTTCCGCTGATAGACTTGAAATCAGCGCAGAGAAAAACGCTCCAACTCTCAAAAACTTAAAACAATGCACCGTATTCATCTTTTGTATAAAAACAAATAGGGAGCCCTATTGAGGGGCTCCCTATTCACCCAATTTACGATCGATCAGAAATCATAATCAAAAGAAACCCTCCAAGATCTTGGAGCCTGATAGACATGGCCAAACAGCTTCTGGGTGTCTTCCACATTGTTCACATTCAACTGGACGGAAGCGACGTTTTCACCGATGAGAAATCGGTACTTTAGCATCGCATCCAGTTGGAAGCGGGAATCTGTGTAGAGGGTAAGCGGATCACCATCCTCGTCAGGAATAATCGCTCCCCCTCCATGAGTGATTCCAGAGAAATACTGGCGAGGGCCCTCGTAGGAAGCGCCGATGGCAAAACTGAATCCGTCCAAACGAGAACCTTCACTAAACGAGTAGTTTGCCCAAAGGCTCCCCTGGTCCTCCGGAGTATCATCGAGAGCCAAGCCTGTGCCCGCGCTTATTCGAGTAGAAGTATCGGTCCAGTCGGTGTAGACCTCATCGATAGGAAGCCCCCCAAGACCAGCCCAAGTGTGCGGCGAATACCAAACCGCCCAACGGTCTTCAGGATATGGATACTCTATCCATCCACCCGCATTTATAACCTTCTTTTCGGTGTGAGCCCAGCTCACGACAATCTGCAGTTCTTCGGTCGGGGAATAAACAAATTGCGTATCCCAACCAGTCGATGCGTCCGAGCCCAGAGCCACCGCTGTGTTTCCTATCGGGCCTGGAGGGCTGCCTCCATTGTAGTCGAGCGTAGCATTGTTCGTCAGACTATCTTGATCATAGATCCACCCATGCCACCCCAACTCTCCAGTAGTGTAGGTTGCCGCCGTGTAGGCATCCATAAACGCTGCCCCCTCCGCGCTAGACGCGTTCACGTACCAATTGGTCGAACCGGCTGAATTTGTAGCCTGGTAGATCGATCCTGCTGCCACTGCATCGTACCACTGATCCTGAGCCGCCAACGCCGACTGGAAGGCGCCTCCATTTTCTGGATTCCATTGGCTTATGTTGTATACGATGGGGCTATTCGGATCGAAACGATTCGCATCGGTAAGTACGGGTGCATACCAGACGCTACTTGGATTGCCTACCGGCGAACGTTTCCGAGTAATATCGAATTTGCTGAAGGTACCAGAGAGCTTACCATCGAACAGCTCAAACTTTAGCCCGAACTCTTCGTTCTTCGCCAGTGCTGCGGTGATGGGCACACCCCTGAAATCGACATAGCCCGCGAAGTTAGGCTGAACCCCTTCTGAACTCATGGCGTAAAGCGAGATTGCTTTGTTGATCCTGAAGCTCACTCCGCTCTGGTAAGTCGTCTCAGACGTCTCCTCCGAGGCAGTAAGTACTGTATCCAAACTTCCCCCGACTGAACCATCCACTCGATACTGCGGGTTCTGAATCTCGGTCAGATTCGATGTCCAATCTCGGCGGGCCCCTGCGATAAGCATTAAGCGCTCGTCAAGAAAACGCCCCTGAAAGACACCATAAAACGCGTCGTTGCTGGTCTCAAATCGTTCATTGCGCTGCTCACGCATTACGACGTCAGTCGTCACGCCGTCGCCTTGGATTCCAAATCGGAAATAGCTCGGATCCGTAGGGTTGTGGAAATTCGCTCCATCTCCAGGCGTGCCAAAAGTGTGAAATTCCCTTTCTTCAGTGGTGTCAGTGTATCCAAAAAGCAAATCTCCCTGAAACCCGAACAGCTCGCTTTTTTCTTCGAACAAGCTAAAGCTGTAGTTTAATTCCGCTCGAATCTGGTCCGTCGTATTGTACTCCTTCTTATCTTCCCACTGGTAAGCGATAACCGCCGGCTGAACTCCTGTCGTGATTCCAACCGCCTCGGGGCTGATGGCCTCGAAGTTCACATCGCCAATCGCCCAGTCGGGAGCTTGCGAACGATTGCTAGCCAACTCGAGCGAAGCCAAATTGTCACGCTGTTCGTAGTCGAATGATGAACTGTTGGCCCCCACGAGAAAATACATGTTCTCCATGAGCTTCTGCGTTAGCTTGAGCTCCAAGTTGGAGGACTCGTTGTGGTTATAGGTATCGGGACCGCTCCAACGAAAGGTCTTGGGATCACGGCCATCGACCTCAAGAAAGCCCCCTGCCTCGCCACCATCCCAATTGATGAAGTTGCTCGCCACCGATCGCAGACTCTTCCAGCCTATCCCGTCTCGCTCTTGCTTTCCGAACTCTCCGTCTACCAGAATTTCTGTACCCTCCCATGGGCGATAGCTAAGAATCGGAGCAATAAACCAGTGCTCTTCCGTATCGAAATCCGTGAATGATCCAACATCCTGATACGCTCCACTCACCCTGAATGCGAGTGTGCCCTTCTCGTTCAGACCATCGGTGTAGTCAAAGGTCGTACGCTTCAGGTCATCCGAACCCATGGTTACGGAAACAGAGCCTTCGCGCTCCGCCGATGGTTGCTTGACCAGATAGTTTATCACACCTCCAAAATTCCCCACTCCATAGAGGAGAGAGGCAGGCCCCCGGACAACTTCGACTCTCTGAATGTTTACCGAATCCGTCGAATGACGCCGCCTAAATCCGTCTCTAAGGACCGAGTCAGTCTGAAAACCGCGAATCTTAAAGCTTGTCCTATATGCAGTTCCAGAGAGTCCCGAGGGGTTGTTTACCTTGCCCGGCGTCTGCGAGGCTTCCCCTCCGGGCGAGCTAAAGTCATTTTGACTCTCAAGCAAAATCCCGGAGCTGTAACGAAGCGATTCCCGCAAGTCGCTCGAACCTGTGTCGCGAAGGAACTCTTCGGTCACCACTTCGATCGGCATAGGAATATCCTTGATCGCCGAATTCAGTCGAGTTCCCGAAATCGTGTTGGTAGCGCGGTAACCTTGGTCATCGCTCGCATCCACGGTGAAAGGTGAGAGTTCATGGATTTCTTCTTCAGGATCCTCACTCTCTTGAGCATAGCTCAAACTGAAGCCGACTGAAGCGACGAGGGGCATCACACGCAGCAATCGACGAATATTAGTGCAGTTAGACATGTGTTTTTGGGGTTCGCCCTAGCCAGACGCAGCTTCTCATCGCTAGACAAAGCAAGCCGTGACCGGGGCAGTTCACGTATAATTTGGGGTTGAGAAAAATAATAGAGAATTGGGATATTTACCGCATCCCCCTTTGGAGGGGTATGGGTTCCCGTGTTTTAGAACACCTTAAGTGAAGTAGAACATCATAGTGCGTAAATGCAGTCCGTATCCTATTATTGATTACAATGGGCTTAATCAACAGTGCACAAAACAGGCACTAATCTACCGCAAGATATAGGTGCTGATGGAGCGTGGCAGACTCGTAGTTTTCGCCGCGTTTCCATCTATCAAAATCCTGAACTCAAGTGGCTCCTCGGTTTCGTTGAGAACGACCAGAGCTAAGCTTCCATCAGGATTCAAAAACGCGACTTCTCGAATTTGGTCGCGGGACGACGAGCTAGCTATGCGCTTAGCCCCGGGCTTTATGAATTTGGAAAAGTGGCCAATGTAATAATATGAGTTAGTAAATATCAGCTCCCCCTCATTTGTGTTAGCGTGGACCGGAGCGAAACAGTAGTTGCCGACATGGTTAGGCCCTCCCCTTTCGTTGAGTAGAATATTCCAGTCCGTCCAGGCTACGGTACCTGCCTTGAAGTCGCTCACCATCGAATGCCCGTAACGCTCACCCAGCTCCCAAGCATCCCAGCGAGTCGCATCGAAGCTCTCAGCACAACCCTCGGTAAAAACGAGCTTAAAATCTGGATACGATTCTGCGACCTGCTGAAGATTGTAGAATTGCATATCTCCACCTGTCCACGGCTCATACCAGTGGAAGCCTACTCCCCAAACGTATTTGGCGGCTTCTGCATCATTCAAGATCGTGCTCGCCCTCTGGTAGATCAAATCTCGGTTATGATCCCAAACGATAAGCTTTTTGTCGCTCATTCCTGCAGACTCCAAGGCAGGCCCAAGATGATCGCGTACAAAGTCTCGCTCTTCTTCGGCCGTGAATACGCATGATTCCCAAGTCTGCACGGCCATGGGTTCATTTTGAACAGTTAGCCCCCACATTGGCATACCACGGGATTCGTACTCCTCGATAAACTTAACGAAGTGCCGGGCCCAAGCATCCCTAAACTCGGGCAACAACTTCCCGCCCCTCAATCGGTTTCCGCTATCTTTCATCCATGCGGGGGGGGACCAAGGGCTAGCGTAGAGCTTGAGATCGTCTCCAGCCACCTCCATGGCTCGCTTAATCATCGGTATCCGGTAGCGCTCGTCCAGGCTTACATCAAAACTGTCCAAAGACGCATCGCCCTCATCGACATAATCGTACATCGAACTAGAGAAATCGCAGCTTGCGATGTGCGTGCGTGCCAGGGTGTATCCTATCCCCTCCGCCGGATCAAAGTAGGCACTTAAAAGCGCTTCCTGCTTGTCAGCTGGCAATTTCGCAAAAGTCTCCGCTGCCGCATCGGTGATGGCAGCCCCCACTCCAACAAAACTTTGGAATGTGTGGGTCGTATCTAGCCAGATCATGGCTTCCGTTTCGAGCGGTTGGCCAAACGGCTCGAAACTCAAGGCCTTTTGCTCCGTCAGTCGAAGATCGGTATCCTTAGCCGTGGCATAAGGAATGACCTCGGTCCAAGTCGATTTCTTCGGTTCTTTTGCGTTCACGTTCATAGAACAGGCCGCTAAGGCTATCGCCAGAGCGCTAATAATCGGGGTTTTCATATCGGTCTTTG
This genomic interval from Pelagicoccus albus contains the following:
- a CDS encoding glycoside hydrolase family 30 protein, translated to MNTVHCFKFLRVGAFFSALISSLSAETSVEVWVTDEDLERRLDRLEDVSFNASEEDASLVVSVDESQVYQEIDGWGVSLTGASSWLLTEQLSQEKREEVMENLFGPEGIGLTMLRQTMGASDFNREIYSYSDGEADPDLDRFSIDPDREYILPRLKEALAINPQVKVMASPWSPPGWMKTSGNMIGGTLSNEHYQSNADYFVRFIQAYEAEGIPIYAVTPQNEPGYSPAHYPGMILTKTQQIRFIGENLGPTLEASGLGRVKIICHDHNYDGVDIPRSILASSAGEYVAGSGFHHYGGPIQAMSELQSEYPEKGIWFTEGGFGEWNDHFDNMAHEMIEIPRNWAKAIVLWNAALDENSGPSVIGDDNPNEGMLMIRSDQMNQVTYHAQYYLLGHLSKFVRPGAVRIASPSWIGDVETVAFRNLDGSKVLVAANRSYTDRSIRVEWMGESFGYALPARSMMTFRWNETGPDWYTRLEVTRNRGESSGFLCEIEIDTSKAGPMFDVEQSFDFGLSGWSRSSVEKIEELGTIQKWIAESEDGVSQAFFRVNRWR
- a CDS encoding TonB-dependent siderophore receptor, translated to MSNCTNIRRLLRVMPLVASVGFSLSYAQESEDPEEEIHELSPFTVDASDDQGYRATNTISGTRLNSAIKDIPMPIEVVTEEFLRDTGSSDLRESLRYSSGILLESQNDFSSPGGEASQTPGKVNNPSGLSGTAYRTSFKIRGFQTDSVLRDGFRRRHSTDSVNIQRVEVVRGPASLLYGVGNFGGVINYLVKQPSAEREGSVSVTMGSDDLKRTTFDYTDGLNEKGTLAFRVSGAYQDVGSFTDFDTEEHWFIAPILSYRPWEGTEILVDGEFGKQERDGIGWKSLRSVASNFINWDGGEAGGFLEVDGRDPKTFRWSGPDTYNHNESSNLELKLTQKLMENMYFLVGANSSSFDYEQRDNLASLELASNRSQAPDWAIGDVNFEAISPEAVGITTGVQPAVIAYQWEDKKEYNTTDQIRAELNYSFSLFEEKSELFGFQGDLLFGYTDTTEEREFHTFGTPGDGANFHNPTDPSYFRFGIQGDGVTTDVVMREQRNERFETSNDAFYGVFQGRFLDERLMLIAGARRDWTSNLTEIQNPQYRVDGSVGGSLDTVLTASEETSETTYQSGVSFRINKAISLYAMSSEGVQPNFAGYVDFRGVPITAALAKNEEFGLKFELFDGKLSGTFSKFDITRKRSPVGNPSSVWYAPVLTDANRFDPNSPIVYNISQWNPENGGAFQSALAAQDQWYDAVAAGSIYQATNSAGSTNWYVNASSAEGAAFMDAYTAATYTTGELGWHGWIYDQDSLTNNATLDYNGGSPPGPIGNTAVALGSDASTGWDTQFVYSPTEELQIVVSWAHTEKKVINAGGWIEYPYPEDRWAVWYSPHTWAGLGGLPIDEVYTDWTDTSTRISAGTGLALDDTPEDQGSLWANYSFSEGSRLDGFSFAIGASYEGPRQYFSGITHGGGAIIPDEDGDPLTLYTDSRFQLDAMLKYRFLIGENVASVQLNVNNVEDTQKLFGHVYQAPRSWRVSFDYDF
- a CDS encoding glycoside hydrolase family 30 protein; amino-acid sequence: MKTPIISALAIALAACSMNVNAKEPKKSTWTEVIPYATAKDTDLRLTEQKALSFEPFGQPLETEAMIWLDTTHTFQSFVGVGAAITDAAAETFAKLPADKQEALLSAYFDPAEGIGYTLARTHIASCDFSSSMYDYVDEGDASLDSFDVSLDERYRIPMIKRAMEVAGDDLKLYASPWSPPAWMKDSGNRLRGGKLLPEFRDAWARHFVKFIEEYESRGMPMWGLTVQNEPMAVQTWESCVFTAEEERDFVRDHLGPALESAGMSDKKLIVWDHNRDLIYQRASTILNDAEAAKYVWGVGFHWYEPWTGGDMQFYNLQQVAESYPDFKLVFTEGCAESFDATRWDAWELGERYGHSMVSDFKAGTVAWTDWNILLNERGGPNHVGNYCFAPVHANTNEGELIFTNSYYYIGHFSKFIKPGAKRIASSSSRDQIREVAFLNPDGSLALVVLNETEEPLEFRILIDGNAAKTTSLPRSISTYILR